One Nostoc sp. UHCC 0302 DNA window includes the following coding sequences:
- a CDS encoding ISL3 family transposase: MPSNPLLHFITKVINLEDVKIINYHFLTDDEIVIEIENKLKVAKCPHCGNTSDKIHQNHWYRVRDIPLSDYQVLLKVNRRQLKCQKCQKVFSEELDFIKARRTYTKRLAMKVIKEVLETNVKSAAIRNRMTTSEVETVLKELEVDLLTEKPNKLKKLGIDEITQLKGGKNYAAVLVDLETKKPIALLEKRNKAVIAEYLSSLGLEILTQIEEVSIDLWIPYKSLIQEMMPNAQIVADRFHVMKQINEELDQKRKKAKRAAEKIKNKKERESTLAGLTHSKYPLLKKKKP; encoded by the coding sequence ATGCCATCTAATCCCTTACTTCATTTCATTACTAAAGTTATTAATCTTGAAGATGTCAAGATTATTAATTACCATTTTCTTACAGATGATGAAATAGTAATAGAAATTGAAAATAAGCTGAAAGTTGCTAAATGCCCTCACTGTGGAAATACCTCCGATAAAATCCATCAAAATCATTGGTATAGAGTCAGAGATATACCCCTAAGCGATTATCAAGTATTGTTAAAAGTAAATCGTCGTCAGTTGAAATGTCAAAAATGTCAGAAAGTATTCAGTGAAGAGTTAGATTTTATCAAAGCCAGAAGAACTTATACAAAAAGACTGGCGATGAAAGTAATTAAGGAAGTATTAGAAACTAATGTAAAGAGTGCAGCCATCAGAAATAGAATGACAACCTCTGAGGTGGAAACAGTATTAAAAGAACTGGAAGTTGATTTACTCACAGAAAAACCTAATAAGTTAAAAAAGTTGGGGATAGATGAAATCACCCAGTTAAAAGGAGGAAAAAATTATGCGGCAGTTCTGGTGGACTTAGAAACAAAAAAACCAATAGCATTATTGGAGAAAAGAAATAAAGCAGTAATAGCAGAATACTTATCTAGTCTAGGTTTAGAGATTTTAACCCAAATAGAAGAAGTTAGCATAGATTTATGGATACCATATAAAAGTTTAATCCAAGAAATGATGCCAAATGCTCAAATAGTAGCCGATAGATTCCATGTCATGAAACAAATAAACGAGGAGTTAGATCAAAAGAGAAAGAAAGCAAAAAGAGCAGCAGAAAAAATTAAAAATAAGAAAGAGAGAGAAAGTACATTAGCGGGGTTGACTCATAGTAAATACCCTTTATTAAAGAAAAAAAAACCTTAA
- a CDS encoding pyridoxamine 5'-phosphate oxidase family protein, giving the protein MLDIDEMGAKEIHDLLQRIEYGHLGCTSEGHPYVVPMHYYFENPNLYIFTTEGMKTEYIDANPEVCLQVEEIHNLSHWQSVIVMGRAYRITEQQEFAHAMQLIQAKNPKLSPAINRTWIDVWGRANVIVIYRIHPSEMTGRTTEGLSSQM; this is encoded by the coding sequence GTGTTAGATATTGATGAAATGGGAGCAAAGGAAATACATGACCTTTTACAGAGGATAGAGTATGGACATTTAGGCTGTACATCAGAAGGACATCCCTATGTAGTGCCGATGCACTATTATTTCGAGAATCCCAATCTGTATATTTTTACAACCGAAGGAATGAAGACGGAGTACATTGATGCGAATCCGGAGGTATGTCTACAGGTCGAAGAAATTCACAATTTATCCCATTGGCAAAGTGTAATTGTCATGGGTCGAGCTTATCGCATTACTGAGCAGCAAGAGTTTGCTCATGCGATGCAGTTGATTCAAGCAAAGAATCCAAAGCTTTCACCTGCAATTAATCGAACTTGGATAGATGTTTGGGGACGGGCAAATGTTATTGTCATCTACCGCATTCATCCCAGTGAGATGACTGGACGAACAACTGAAGGTCTCAGCAGTCAGATGTAA